attatttattatttattattattatttttatatattatattaagagaatattttataaaataaaatctcgcaatattacgttaaactAACTATTTTTATGGGTGTAGCTTTTCTATgctattatatgtatactgtGTTTGTGTGATGATATTGGTAACTGATGGTTGTTATTTAGGTTAGTCATCTaaacgtaatatttaattcgcgAGTTATTTTATTGCGATTTTTGAGAAATGACGTCAATTTTCGAAAGTTTACAATCCGCAACATGTGTATGGTTCGGAATAGGCAATAAACGGAATGTAATAGTGTCTATGGTCGCCGGAACTCTGGTAAACATCAAagtttacattattttacataaaactGACACAGTACataactttattatatatactttatttaattatatataaattatgtctatttgcataatttttatcctttatatgaacaattaaaatgcatgatttttcttattagaaCTTTAATTATCCTTAAAGACAATATATAACaagataattattatgttcCGCAATTTCAGTTTTTTGTAGGGTGGTGGTTTATAATTGATGCTAATGCCAAGTATCCTAGTGAAATGTCAAAAGCATATTATGTATGTGGAGTATTTGGGACTATATCTTTATTCATGTAAGTTAATGTttaagtttattatattttgtacgataatgtataataattaaaacttatGACTTCAGGATAAATTCTGTAACAAATGCACAAATGGGAAGTGATACACTCAGTGGTGGTTATCTTGGAGCTAGAGGTGCAAGAGGTTGGTTATTTATTGGATTTGTAATGGGATTTGCTGCAGTTATTGCAGCTTGCTGGATCTTATTTGCAGATTTTGTAGCTGCAGGTTGGTACGAGATTATTAATTGTATgtgataattcaattattgattttt
This sequence is a window from Bombus pyrosoma isolate SC7728 linkage group LG10, ASM1482585v1, whole genome shotgun sequence. Protein-coding genes within it:
- the LOC122571320 gene encoding transmembrane protein 50A, coding for MTSIFESLQSATCVWFGIGNKRNVIVSMVAGTLFFVGWWFIIDANAKYPSEMSKAYYVCGVFGTISLFMINSVTNAQMGSDTLSGGYLGARGARGWLFIGFVMGFAAVIAACWILFADFVAAGAQHHWPGVGLFLQNVFIFLGSLTYKFGRIEEL